One genomic segment of Microcella indica includes these proteins:
- a CDS encoding ABC transporter permease: MAFVFLLIPIVYTIVFSFNDARRTNIIWRGFTLDNWLTVCEAQTVCQAFGNSILIGVVATVLATTLGTMIAIALVRYRFRFRNTTTLLIFLPMTTPEVVLGAGLAAQFLQAGVPKGLGTIILAHTLFCLSFVVVTVRARVASIDPALEEAGRDLYGNPRQVFWRITFPMLLPGVVAAALLSFALSFDDFIITNFNRGAEVTFPSFVYTAAARGIPPEANVIASGVFFLAIALVLIAQLSAAARRRKLATTT; this comes from the coding sequence ATGGCGTTCGTCTTCCTGCTCATCCCGATCGTGTACACGATCGTGTTCTCGTTCAACGACGCGCGACGCACGAACATCATCTGGCGCGGGTTCACGCTCGACAACTGGCTCACGGTGTGCGAGGCGCAGACCGTGTGCCAGGCGTTCGGCAACAGCATCCTCATCGGTGTCGTCGCGACCGTGCTCGCCACGACCCTCGGCACCATGATCGCGATCGCGCTCGTGCGGTACCGCTTCCGGTTCCGCAACACCACGACCCTGCTGATCTTCCTGCCCATGACGACGCCGGAGGTCGTGCTCGGAGCCGGTCTCGCCGCGCAGTTCCTCCAGGCGGGCGTGCCCAAGGGGCTCGGCACGATCATCCTCGCGCACACCCTGTTCTGCCTGAGCTTCGTCGTCGTGACCGTGCGCGCCCGCGTGGCGAGCATCGACCCGGCGCTCGAGGAGGCGGGCCGCGATCTGTACGGCAACCCGCGGCAGGTGTTCTGGCGCATCACGTTCCCGATGCTCCTGCCCGGCGTCGTGGCCGCTGCGCTGCTGTCGTTCGCCCTGAGCTTCGACGACTTCATCATCACGAACTTCAACCGGGGTGCCGAGGTGACCTTCCCGAGCTTCGTCTACACCGCGGCCGCGCGAGGGATCCCGCCTGAGGCGAACGTCATCGCATCCGGCGTGTTCTTCCTCGCGATCGCGCTCGTGCTCATCGCTCAGCTGAGCGCGGCCGCGCGGCGGCGCAAGCTCGCCACGACCACGTAG
- a CDS encoding asparaginase, translating to MAGTERALEPAGCVELARLERSGLVESRHLGAAAVVDASGRVLRAVGDVRATIYPRSTLKPLQAIAMLEAGARFTDEQLVLATASHCGSPAHLAVVEGMLAEDGRSPDDLQCPVEPPLGSRERAERRAAGLAATRVTMNCSGKHAGFLRASDALGADARHYLHVEHPVQRRVVETIAQWTGEAVHRTAVDGCGAPLHATSLAALARGIARVAAGESAHAAAFMAAVRAQPWAIDGVGRANTVVIEQLGLLAKIGAEGLVVLATPEGVAVAVKVLDGGMRATTPVALALLVAEGVVDAEAAEEVVASLAPPVLGGGEVVGGLVVSV from the coding sequence ATGGCCGGCACCGAGCGCGCTCTCGAGCCCGCGGGCTGCGTGGAGCTCGCGCGGCTCGAGAGATCGGGGCTCGTCGAGTCGCGCCACCTCGGCGCAGCAGCCGTCGTCGACGCCTCCGGACGCGTACTGCGCGCCGTCGGCGACGTGCGCGCGACGATCTACCCGCGCTCGACGCTGAAGCCGCTGCAGGCGATCGCGATGCTCGAGGCGGGAGCGCGCTTCACCGACGAGCAGCTCGTGCTCGCGACCGCGAGCCACTGCGGGTCGCCCGCGCACCTCGCCGTCGTGGAGGGCATGCTCGCCGAGGACGGCCGGTCGCCCGACGACCTGCAGTGCCCGGTCGAGCCGCCGCTCGGCTCCCGCGAGCGCGCGGAACGACGCGCGGCGGGGCTGGCTGCCACGCGCGTCACGATGAACTGCTCCGGCAAGCACGCGGGCTTCCTGCGCGCGAGCGACGCCCTCGGGGCGGATGCCCGGCACTACCTGCACGTCGAGCATCCGGTGCAGCGGCGCGTGGTCGAGACGATCGCGCAGTGGACCGGTGAGGCCGTGCACCGCACGGCCGTCGACGGCTGCGGGGCTCCCCTGCACGCGACCTCCCTCGCGGCTCTCGCGCGGGGCATCGCCCGCGTCGCGGCAGGAGAGTCGGCGCACGCCGCCGCGTTCATGGCCGCCGTGCGGGCGCAGCCTTGGGCCATCGACGGTGTCGGGCGCGCCAACACTGTCGTCATCGAGCAACTCGGGCTGCTCGCGAAGATCGGTGCGGAAGGGCTCGTCGTGCTCGCGACCCCCGAGGGGGTCGCCGTCGCCGTCAAGGTGCTCGACGGCGGCATGCGCGCCACGACGCCCGTGGCGCTGGCGCTCCTCGTGGCAGAGGGCGTCGTCGACGCCGAGGCAGCCGAGGAGGTCGTCGCCTCGCTCGCGCCGCCCGTGCTGGGCGGCGGCGAGGTCGTCGGCGGCCTCGTCGTGAGCGTCTAG
- the gabT gene encoding 4-aminobutyrate--2-oxoglutarate transaminase yields MTDTLSASSASLAPGTDIAQERRVVTEIPGPRSRELHERRLAVVSAGVGTTLPVYIDRAHGAIAVDVDGNHFIDLGGGIGVTTVGHTDDAVVEAVREQVGRLTHTLFTVTPYEPYVRVAELLVQHSPGDHAKKVVLVNSGAEALENAVKIARKHTGRNGVAVLDHGYHGRTNLTMAMNFKAAPYNTGFGPFAGDVHHAPSSYPYLDKLSGPEAAKRTISYLEKRVGAADLACLVVEPIQGEGGFMVPADGYLPALVEWCRAHGIVFVADEVQSGVARTGAFYASEHFGIVPDLITTAKGIAGGMPLAGVVGRAEIMDSAHAGGLGGTFGGNPVACAAAVAVLEQIVSRDLLAEARRIEGVLKPALLELQRQHPVIGDVRGMGAMLAIEFTDPETGEPDAATVARVAAAAAEQGVLALTAGTYGNVIRFLPSLVISDALLLDAVGVLDAALSAS; encoded by the coding sequence ATGACAGACACCCTCTCCGCCTCCTCCGCGAGCCTCGCGCCGGGCACCGACATCGCCCAGGAGCGCCGCGTCGTCACCGAGATTCCGGGCCCGCGCTCGCGCGAGCTGCACGAGCGCCGGCTGGCCGTCGTCTCCGCCGGCGTCGGCACGACGCTGCCCGTCTACATCGACCGGGCGCACGGCGCCATCGCCGTCGATGTCGACGGCAACCACTTCATCGACCTGGGCGGCGGCATCGGTGTCACGACGGTCGGCCACACCGACGATGCCGTCGTCGAGGCCGTGCGCGAGCAGGTGGGCCGTCTCACCCACACGCTCTTCACCGTGACACCGTACGAGCCGTACGTGCGCGTCGCCGAGCTGCTCGTGCAGCACTCCCCCGGCGACCACGCGAAGAAGGTCGTGCTCGTCAACTCGGGCGCTGAGGCTCTCGAGAACGCCGTCAAGATCGCGCGCAAGCACACGGGGCGCAACGGCGTCGCGGTGCTCGACCACGGCTACCACGGGCGCACGAACCTCACGATGGCGATGAACTTCAAGGCCGCTCCGTACAACACGGGCTTCGGGCCCTTCGCGGGCGATGTGCACCACGCCCCGAGCTCCTACCCGTATCTCGACAAGCTCTCGGGCCCCGAGGCCGCGAAGCGCACGATCAGCTACCTCGAGAAGCGCGTCGGCGCCGCCGACCTCGCGTGCCTCGTCGTCGAGCCGATCCAGGGCGAGGGCGGGTTCATGGTCCCCGCCGATGGCTACCTCCCGGCGCTCGTCGAGTGGTGCCGCGCCCACGGCATCGTGTTCGTCGCCGACGAGGTGCAGAGCGGTGTCGCGCGCACCGGTGCGTTCTACGCGAGCGAGCACTTCGGCATCGTGCCCGACCTCATCACGACCGCGAAGGGCATCGCGGGCGGTATGCCGCTCGCGGGAGTCGTGGGGCGTGCGGAGATCATGGACTCGGCCCACGCGGGAGGGCTCGGCGGCACGTTCGGCGGGAACCCCGTCGCGTGCGCGGCCGCCGTCGCCGTGCTCGAGCAGATCGTCAGCCGCGACCTGCTGGCCGAGGCGCGCCGCATCGAGGGAGTGCTCAAGCCCGCCCTGCTCGAGCTGCAGCGCCAGCATCCCGTCATCGGCGATGTGCGCGGCATGGGCGCGATGCTCGCGATCGAGTTCACCGACCCCGAGACGGGCGAGCCGGATGCGGCCACGGTCGCGCGCGTGGCCGCCGCCGCCGCCGAGCAGGGTGTGCTCGCCCTCACGGCGGGCACGTACGGCAACGTGATCCGCTTCCTCCCGAGCCTCGTCATCAGCGACGCGCTGCTGCTCGACGCGGTCGGCGTGCTCGACGCGGCGCTCTCCGCTTCCTGA